The Sphaerospermopsis torques-reginae ITEP-024 genome has a window encoding:
- a CDS encoding RNA recognition motif domain-containing protein, with protein MSIYVGNLSYEVTQDTLTAVFAEYGSVKRVQLPTDRETGRLRGFGFVEMSTDDEETSAIDALDGAEWMGRDLKVNKAKPKEDRGGGNRNSGGYNRNRY; from the coding sequence ATGTCAATTTATGTAGGCAACCTCTCTTATGAAGTTACCCAAGATACTCTAACTGCGGTTTTTGCAGAATATGGTTCTGTAAAGCGCGTTCAATTACCTACCGACCGTGAAACAGGAAGACTGCGCGGTTTTGGGTTTGTAGAAATGAGTACAGATGATGAAGAAACATCTGCTATTGATGCCCTTGATGGTGCTGAGTGGATGGGAAGAGATTTAAAAGTTAACAAAGCTAAACCCAAAGAAGATAGAGGTGGTGGTAATCGCAACAGTGGTGGTTATAATCGCAATCGCTACTAA
- a CDS encoding response regulator transcription factor, with protein sequence MRILIVEDDIQLAEALIEALSRRKYIVDVAQDGEAAWHAAESMKYDLVVLDVTLPKLDGIRFCHRLRTTSTNSPAHRNSAAPVLMLTARDTVADKVAGLDAGADDYVAKPFDLEELMARIRALLRRGSAASTVSLSWGKLTLNPSTYETTYDGHLMSLTPKEYGILELLVANGRRVLSRSSIIEQVWSVDDSPVEETVRSHIKSIRQKLRALGAPETLIETVHGLGYRLN encoded by the coding sequence ATGCGAATTTTAATAGTTGAGGACGATATTCAACTGGCAGAAGCACTAATAGAAGCTTTAAGCAGACGAAAGTATATAGTTGATGTTGCTCAAGACGGAGAAGCAGCTTGGCACGCAGCAGAGTCAATGAAGTATGATTTAGTGGTGCTGGATGTCACTTTACCAAAGTTAGATGGCATCAGATTTTGTCACCGCTTACGCACCACTAGCACCAACAGTCCAGCACATCGTAATTCAGCAGCACCCGTATTAATGCTAACCGCCCGTGATACCGTAGCCGATAAGGTTGCTGGTTTAGATGCCGGCGCAGATGATTATGTAGCAAAGCCCTTTGACTTAGAAGAATTAATGGCTCGGATACGTGCTTTACTCAGACGTGGTAGTGCTGCCAGTACAGTCAGTTTATCTTGGGGAAAGTTAACTTTAAATCCCAGCACTTACGAGACTACCTATGATGGTCATCTTATGTCCTTGACTCCTAAAGAGTATGGAATTTTAGAACTGCTGGTTGCTAATGGTAGAAGGGTATTGAGTCGTTCTAGCATCATTGAGCAGGTTTGGTCTGTTGATGACTCTCCAGTGGAGGAAACAGTAAGGTCACATATTAAAAGTATTCGACAAAAATTAAGGGCTTTAGGTGCGCCGGAAACTTTGATTGAAACTGTTCATGGTTTGGGATATCGTCTCAACTGA
- a CDS encoding NgoBV family restriction endonuclease, whose translation MVDENSDFAGLLEVKAFYFNKPPGFDVANFEAYCDSLTKQAYRLDADYLIFSYDIQDYKFKVKKVWLKKIWEITGKSETYPVKCQSKKKSLYSIRPINWYSNRARYFPFNSRLDFVEALYNTLKIATRKTEESYEWLQKVGGCDGWLQKVKDNYLLHTGEEL comes from the coding sequence TTGGTTGATGAAAATTCAGATTTTGCTGGTTTATTAGAAGTTAAGGCTTTTTATTTTAATAAGCCACCTGGTTTTGATGTAGCAAATTTTGAAGCATACTGTGATTCATTAACTAAGCAAGCTTATCGTCTAGATGCTGACTATTTAATATTTTCTTATGATATACAAGATTACAAGTTTAAAGTTAAAAAAGTGTGGCTAAAAAAGATTTGGGAAATTACAGGAAAGTCAGAAACATACCCAGTTAAATGTCAATCTAAAAAAAAATCACTTTACAGTATTAGACCTATTAACTGGTACTCTAATAGGGCTAGATATTTTCCTTTTAACTCTAGGTTAGATTTTGTAGAAGCTTTATATAACACTCTTAAAATAGCTACTAGAAAAACTGAAGAAAGTTATGAATGGTTACAAAAAGTTGGTGGATGTGATGGATGGTTACAAAAAGTTAAAGATAACTATTTGCTGCATACTGGAGAAGAATTATAA
- the dcm gene encoding DNA (cytosine-5-)-methyltransferase: MFNTIKFIDLFAGIGGMRLGLEQACKSLGIKPECVLTSEIKASAIQVYQDNFQEEKSWVDITGISTQQIPDFDILLAGFPCQPFSSAGTRQGFLDTRGTLFFEIERILKDKSPFGFLLENVEGLVQHDQGKTLATILNKLEQLGYKVKYSVLNAQNFGVPQDRKRVYIAGTKTDAISLTFPKNAKPVLLDILETGCPTLKTEFIKKLLQNYPIEQLYGKSIKDKRGGEDNIHSWDLELKGSVSLAQKELLNLLLKQRRRKIWSAKKGIHWMDGIPLMLDEIATFYPHPNLAEMLDDLANKGYLKYEHPKDIQEVVNKDGNNVKKREYRYDLPKGYNIIVGKLSFPINKILDPYDIAPTLVATDMQKLAVVDGDGLRCLTVREGLRLFGFPEDYQINLPINKAFDLLGNTVVVPIVREIAERIVLQRMLSVPNKEYVLTFL, encoded by the coding sequence ATGTTTAATACCATTAAATTTATTGATTTGTTCGCAGGAATTGGAGGAATGCGCTTAGGTTTAGAACAAGCTTGTAAATCTTTAGGAATTAAGCCTGAATGTGTTTTGACATCAGAAATAAAAGCATCGGCAATTCAAGTTTACCAAGATAATTTTCAAGAAGAGAAAAGTTGGGTTGATATTACAGGAATATCAACTCAACAAATACCTGATTTTGATATTTTATTAGCGGGGTTTCCCTGTCAACCTTTTAGTAGTGCAGGAACAAGACAAGGATTTTTAGATACTAGAGGAACGCTGTTTTTTGAAATTGAACGCATTTTAAAAGATAAATCACCTTTCGGTTTTTTATTGGAAAATGTGGAAGGTTTAGTACAACATGATCAAGGAAAAACCTTAGCAACAATTTTAAATAAATTAGAACAATTAGGTTATAAAGTAAAATATAGTGTTTTAAATGCTCAAAATTTTGGTGTTCCTCAAGATAGGAAAAGAGTGTATATAGCAGGAACTAAAACTGATGCAATTTCTTTAACATTTCCTAAAAATGCCAAACCAGTATTATTAGATATTTTAGAAACAGGTTGTCCAACTTTAAAAACTGAATTTATCAAAAAATTATTACAAAATTATCCCATTGAACAACTGTATGGAAAATCTATTAAAGATAAAAGGGGGGGAGAAGATAATATTCACAGTTGGGATTTAGAATTAAAAGGAAGTGTGAGTTTAGCACAGAAGGAATTGTTGAACTTATTGTTAAAACAAAGAAGAAGAAAAATATGGTCTGCTAAAAAAGGGATTCACTGGATGGATGGAATACCCTTAATGTTAGATGAAATTGCTACTTTTTATCCCCATCCTAACTTAGCAGAAATGTTAGATGATTTAGCAAATAAAGGTTATTTAAAATATGAACATCCGAAAGATATTCAAGAAGTAGTTAACAAAGATGGTAACAATGTGAAAAAACGAGAATATAGATATGATTTACCCAAAGGATATAATATAATAGTCGGTAAACTGAGTTTTCCTATCAATAAAATTCTCGATCCTTATGATATTGCACCCACATTAGTAGCTACAGATATGCAGAAATTAGCAGTAGTTGATGGGGATGGTTTAAGATGTTTAACTGTCAGAGAGGGATTAAGATTGTTTGGTTTTCCTGAAGATTATCAGATTAATTTACCTATTAATAAAGCATTTGATTTATTAGGAAATACCGTAGTAGTTCCTATTGTAAGAGAAATTGCAGAAAGAATAGTTCTTCAAAGAATGTTATCAGTTCCTAACAAAGAATATGTTTTGACTTTTCTGTAA
- a CDS encoding NADP-dependent oxidoreductase: MKSSINRQWRLASRPVGDIKVSDFEYREEPIPIPKDGEILIRNIYLSLDPTHRIWMSDRPQYMPPVELGEVMRGMTIGVVEESKNPKFQRGDLVSGLLGWQDYALITTENLPYITKIPQPLTVPLTAFMGPLSFIGCTAYFGLLDIGKPQPGETLVVSAASGAVGSLVGQIGKIKGCRVVGITSSDEKCRYLLEELGFDAAINYQTADLIPAFAASCPQGIDIYFENVGGEILDAVLTQVNLNARIPLCGLISTYNTQEPVPGPYNFSQILMRRVLIKGFIVTDYVSQWDVAFREMGQWIQEGKLKYQQEIVQGLENAPTAILKLFNGEKMGKLIVQISEQP; this comes from the coding sequence ATGAAATCATCTATAAATCGTCAATGGCGTTTAGCATCTCGTCCTGTGGGTGACATCAAAGTAAGTGACTTTGAATATCGAGAAGAACCCATTCCCATACCAAAAGATGGTGAAATACTGATCCGCAATATCTATCTTTCTTTAGATCCTACCCATCGCATTTGGATGAGCGATCGCCCCCAGTATATGCCACCTGTGGAACTTGGGGAAGTCATGCGCGGTATGACAATAGGAGTAGTCGAAGAATCGAAAAATCCCAAATTTCAAAGGGGGGATCTCGTTTCTGGACTCTTAGGATGGCAAGATTACGCTTTAATTACTACTGAAAATCTTCCTTACATCACCAAAATTCCCCAACCTTTAACAGTTCCCCTAACAGCATTTATGGGACCTCTGAGTTTTATTGGTTGCACCGCTTATTTTGGACTTTTAGATATAGGAAAACCTCAACCCGGAGAAACTTTAGTAGTCTCAGCGGCCTCTGGTGCAGTGGGTTCTTTAGTGGGACAAATAGGGAAAATTAAAGGTTGTCGTGTAGTAGGTATCACTAGTTCCGATGAAAAATGTCGTTATTTATTAGAAGAACTCGGTTTTGATGCTGCAATTAATTATCAAACCGCTGATTTAATTCCCGCTTTCGCTGCATCATGTCCCCAGGGAATTGATATCTATTTTGAAAATGTAGGTGGGGAAATTCTGGACGCGGTTTTAACACAGGTTAATCTAAATGCCCGCATTCCTTTATGTGGTTTAATTTCCACTTATAATACTCAAGAACCTGTACCCGGACCTTATAATTTCAGTCAGATTTTAATGCGGCGGGTATTAATAAAAGGTTTTATTGTAACTGATTATGTGAGTCAATGGGATGTTGCTTTTAGGGAAATGGGACAATGGATACAAGAAGGAAAATTAAAATATCAACAAGAAATTGTGCAAGGTTTGGAAAATGCACCTACAGCAATTCTCAAACTTTTTAATGGTGAGAAAATGGGTAAATTAATTGTGCAGATTTCTGAACAGCCCTAA
- a CDS encoding Uma2 family endonuclease, with protein sequence MSETLADISIPPQFPDHTQLPESDGTFVKNFQEHPQSIIITDSIIQTLEKLHPDGQFCIGQDCGIYWRETEPPEKGTVAPDWFYVPDVPPRLDGKIRRSYVLWREYIPPLIVIELASGNGDEERDSTPLAGLQPGEKPGKFWVYERIIRAPYYAIYEVNSGNLEVYHLVDFSYQKMQPNERGHYPILPLGVELGLWQGSYLNNADQLWLRWWDNEGNLLLVGHEQAQLEKLRTEQQQQRAEQQQQRAEQTEIKAAKLAAKLRELGINPDDEL encoded by the coding sequence ATGAGTGAAACCCTGGCTGATATTTCCATACCTCCACAGTTTCCTGATCATACTCAATTACCGGAGTCTGATGGTACTTTCGTGAAGAACTTTCAAGAACATCCCCAAAGCATAATCATCACAGATTCAATAATTCAAACTTTAGAAAAATTACATCCCGATGGACAATTTTGTATAGGTCAAGATTGCGGGATTTATTGGCGAGAAACTGAACCACCAGAAAAAGGAACAGTAGCACCGGATTGGTTTTATGTCCCTGATGTTCCCCCCAGACTAGATGGTAAAATTCGCCGTTCTTATGTACTTTGGCGTGAATATATTCCCCCTTTAATTGTCATAGAATTAGCTAGTGGTAACGGTGATGAAGAACGAGATTCAACCCCTCTAGCGGGTTTACAACCAGGTGAAAAACCTGGGAAATTTTGGGTTTATGAACGCATTATCCGCGCTCCCTATTATGCCATTTATGAAGTTAATAGTGGCAATTTAGAAGTTTATCATTTGGTAGATTTTTCTTACCAAAAAATGCAGCCTAACGAACGCGGACACTATCCAATTCTGCCATTAGGTGTAGAATTAGGTTTATGGCAAGGAAGTTACTTAAATAATGCCGATCAACTTTGGTTACGTTGGTGGGATAATGAAGGTAACTTATTATTAGTAGGTCATGAACAAGCACAGTTAGAAAAATTAAGGACTGAACAACAACAACAAAGAGCAGAACAACAACAACAAAGAGCAGAACAAACAGAAATTAAAGCTGCAAAGTTAGCTGCAAAATTGCGAGAGTTGGGTATAAATCCTGATGATGAGTTATAA
- a CDS encoding TIGR00300 family protein codes for MVSQIRFLMCAPDHYDVDYVINPWMEGNIHKSSRDRAVEQWNKLYNVIKNHAIVDLVTPQKGWPDMVFSANAGLVLGENVVLSRFLHKERQGEEPYFQQWFENNGFKVYTLPKDLPFEGAGDALLDREGRWLWAGYGFRSELDSHPYLAKWLDIEVISLRLMDERFYHLDTCFCPLANGYLLYYPGAFDSYSNRVIEMRVAPEKRIAIAEADAVNFACNAVNIESIVIMNKASDSLKLRLAEVGFQVIETPLTEFLKAGGAAKCLTLRVTEPVREEVHANTQVESRVIRLEGHLLDAGLINRALDLIVDMGGSFQVLKFNLGEQRQSTSAAEVRVSAPSHDVMEEIISQLIDLGAVDLPQDERDAKLEPVLQAGVAPDDFYVSTIYPTEVRVNGQWLKVENQRMDGAIAISSTANGLVARCKILRDLEIGEQVVVDVQGIRTIRKTESREQRNAQEFSFMSSGVSSERRVELVVEQVAWELRKIRDAGGKVVVTAGPVVIHTGGGEHLSRLIREGYVQGLLGGNAIAVHDIEQNMMGTSLGVDMKRGVAVRGGHRHHLKVINTIRRFGSIAKAVDAGVITSGVMYECVKNDIPFVLAGSIRDDGPLPDTQMNLILAQQEYAKIIQGAEMILMLSSMLHSIGVGNMTPAGVKMVCVDINPAVVTKLSDRGSIESVGVVTDVGLFLSLLVQQLDKLTSPYVANVG; via the coding sequence ATGGTTTCCCAAATTCGGTTTTTAATGTGCGCTCCCGACCACTACGATGTAGACTATGTGATTAATCCGTGGATGGAAGGGAATATTCACAAATCATCACGCGATCGCGCTGTAGAACAGTGGAATAAATTATACAATGTTATCAAAAATCACGCCATTGTCGATTTAGTGACACCCCAAAAAGGTTGGCCAGATATGGTATTCAGTGCCAATGCTGGTTTAGTTCTTGGTGAAAATGTGGTTCTCAGCCGTTTTTTACATAAGGAACGCCAAGGAGAAGAACCGTATTTTCAACAGTGGTTTGAAAATAATGGTTTTAAGGTTTACACACTTCCTAAAGACTTACCCTTTGAAGGTGCTGGTGACGCGCTTTTAGACAGGGAAGGGCGCTGGTTATGGGCGGGGTATGGTTTCCGTTCTGAGTTAGATTCTCACCCATACTTAGCTAAATGGCTAGATATTGAGGTGATTTCTCTGCGGTTGATGGATGAAAGATTTTATCATCTTGATACCTGTTTCTGTCCCCTAGCTAACGGGTATTTGCTGTATTACCCCGGTGCGTTTGACTCCTACTCTAACCGGGTGATAGAAATGCGCGTTGCGCCAGAAAAACGTATTGCTATTGCAGAAGCTGATGCGGTTAACTTTGCTTGTAATGCGGTGAATATTGAAAGCATCGTGATTATGAACAAAGCCAGTGATAGTTTAAAATTACGGTTAGCGGAAGTTGGTTTTCAAGTGATTGAAACTCCTTTAACCGAGTTTTTGAAAGCTGGTGGTGCGGCTAAATGTTTAACTTTGCGAGTGACTGAACCTGTACGGGAAGAAGTACACGCTAATACTCAGGTAGAAAGTAGGGTAATTCGTTTAGAAGGTCATTTACTAGATGCAGGTTTAATTAACCGTGCTTTAGATTTGATCGTAGACATGGGGGGAAGTTTCCAAGTTCTCAAGTTTAACTTGGGTGAACAACGTCAAAGCACCTCAGCAGCGGAAGTCAGGGTATCTGCACCATCTCATGATGTAATGGAAGAGATTATATCCCAGTTGATTGATTTGGGTGCGGTTGACTTACCCCAAGATGAAAGAGATGCAAAACTCGAACCAGTTTTACAAGCGGGTGTTGCTCCTGATGATTTCTATGTAAGTACAATTTATCCTACCGAAGTAAGGGTAAATGGACAATGGTTGAAAGTAGAAAATCAACGCATGGATGGGGCGATCGCCATTTCTAGTACAGCTAATGGGTTAGTTGCTAGATGTAAAATTTTACGTGATCTAGAAATTGGTGAACAGGTGGTAGTTGACGTTCAAGGTATCCGCACTATCCGTAAAACCGAATCCCGCGAACAACGTAACGCCCAGGAATTTAGCTTTATGTCTTCCGGTGTTTCCAGTGAAAGACGGGTAGAATTAGTTGTGGAACAGGTGGCTTGGGAATTACGTAAAATTCGGGATGCTGGCGGTAAAGTAGTTGTCACCGCTGGACCAGTGGTAATTCATACAGGCGGCGGTGAACACCTTTCTAGATTGATTCGTGAGGGTTATGTTCAAGGACTTCTAGGAGGAAATGCGATCGCAGTTCATGACATCGAACAAAATATGATGGGAACATCTCTCGGTGTGGATATGAAACGCGGTGTAGCGGTACGTGGTGGACACCGACATCATTTAAAAGTAATTAACACCATTCGCCGTTTTGGTAGCATCGCTAAAGCGGTAGATGCTGGGGTAATTACTAGCGGTGTGATGTATGAATGTGTGAAAAATGACATTCCCTTTGTACTTGCTGGTTCAATTCGTGATGATGGACCCCTACCGGATACGCAGATGAACTTGATTTTAGCACAACAAGAGTATGCAAAAATCATTCAAGGTGCGGAAATGATATTGATGTTGTCTTCTATGCTGCATTCTATTGGTGTAGGAAATATGACACCAGCAGGGGTGAAGATGGTATGTGTGGATATTAACCCTGCGGTAGTGACAAAATTGAGCGATCGCGGTTCAATTGAATCTGTAGGTGTGGTGACGGATGTGGGTCTGTTTTTAAGTTTGTTGGTGCAGCAGTTGGATAAGTTGACGAGTCCTTATGTTGCTAATGTAGGTTAA
- a CDS encoding DUF2085 domain-containing protein, with the protein MQRAILLEKVEFEKINWVSFFADFLLVGMVFGPPIAPFLAASGFLVLPNIGDIIYFMGNHVCPQPTMGLELAPPHIMAVCMRCYGTVTGLLITRILCAITKGKGSFWLHQYGWIGAAFASVLMMAYPLELAAQIFDLWDFNNYIVTPFGLVTGLAWGLFAMPLLHFQKV; encoded by the coding sequence ATGCAACGGGCTATTTTATTAGAAAAGGTTGAATTTGAAAAAATTAATTGGGTGAGTTTTTTTGCTGACTTCCTGTTAGTAGGAATGGTATTTGGTCCCCCTATTGCTCCCTTTTTAGCCGCTTCTGGTTTTTTGGTACTGCCTAATATTGGGGATATTATTTATTTTATGGGTAATCATGTTTGTCCTCAACCTACTATGGGTTTGGAGTTAGCACCACCTCATATTATGGCGGTTTGTATGCGGTGTTATGGCACTGTTACAGGATTGTTAATTACTAGAATTTTGTGTGCTATAACTAAAGGAAAAGGCAGTTTTTGGTTACATCAATATGGTTGGATCGGTGCTGCTTTTGCTAGTGTGTTAATGATGGCTTATCCTTTGGAGTTAGCAGCGCAAATTTTTGATTTGTGGGATTTTAATAATTACATTGTCACACCTTTTGGTTTAGTTACTGGTTTAGCTTGGGGGTTGTTTGCTATGCCACTTTTACATTTTCAAAAGGTGTGA
- a CDS encoding ribonuclease D, with the protein MPYLTTAAEIRSQIAKYTKAKTLWIDTEVADYKSRNPRLSLIQILDHPQDMTGDSVYILDVLNKSDVIAAFIEQIMINESIEKVFHNASYDLKLLGNKKAKNITCTLEMAKSIPYHILPLPNYQLKTLANVLCNFYGIDKQEQGSDWGIRPLSDDQLEYAYFDCIYLAQVHSKLLALQSQVTTNPETEDLSLLSQRYTEVEQQKKLINSEFDYLQERLKKAMQVQNISETEYCKLSGYERKSVKVKFTELVRLVENEDIDLDFPITLTEKLQKELGRNLEQLDVDIEKSSVWRLIVKSQEEDVNNDE; encoded by the coding sequence ATGCCTTATCTTACTACTGCTGCGGAAATCCGTTCTCAAATTGCTAAATATACCAAAGCTAAAACTTTGTGGATAGATACAGAAGTTGCTGATTATAAAAGTCGTAATCCTCGATTATCCCTGATTCAAATATTGGATCATCCTCAAGATATGACTGGTGACAGTGTTTATATTTTGGATGTTTTAAATAAGTCTGATGTGATTGCTGCTTTTATTGAGCAAATCATGATTAATGAATCTATCGAAAAGGTTTTTCACAATGCAAGTTATGATTTGAAACTTTTAGGCAATAAAAAAGCCAAAAATATCACTTGTACTTTAGAAATGGCTAAGTCCATACCATATCATATTCTACCATTGCCTAATTATCAACTGAAAACTCTAGCTAATGTGTTGTGTAATTTTTATGGTATTGATAAACAAGAACAAGGTAGCGATTGGGGTATAAGACCTTTAAGCGATGATCAATTAGAATATGCTTATTTTGATTGTATTTATTTAGCTCAAGTACATTCAAAATTATTAGCTTTACAGTCTCAAGTTACTACAAACCCAGAAACGGAAGATTTATCTTTACTTTCTCAAAGATATACAGAAGTGGAACAGCAAAAAAAACTGATTAATTCTGAATTTGATTATTTACAAGAACGATTAAAAAAAGCGATGCAAGTTCAAAATATTTCGGAAACTGAATATTGTAAACTCAGCGGTTATGAACGTAAATCTGTTAAGGTTAAATTTACCGAATTGGTGAGATTAGTGGAAAATGAAGATATTGATTTGGATTTTCCTATTACTCTAACTGAGAAATTACAAAAAGAATTAGGCAGAAATTTGGAACAATTAGATGTCGATATTGAAAAAAGTTCTGTTTGGCGGTTAATTGTTAAATCTCAGGAAGAAGATGTTAATAATGATGAATAG
- a CDS encoding ABC transporter substrate-binding protein encodes MCENYQQFIDNLGINIELFLQNLDTTPNTNNLIQLDKIIVCNCLLGLSRQQIANIVNLPRQNIADRLSNIIYPKIAYIMGVDQEEIAGNWVKIINFLNAPKNGYRLNPPPQLNSDNFQGSFGRQIFIYSANQEIVQYQIQGTNFYQQGLYYQAFQCFLKAWNQELNNYGIGNPEVLIYINNCLIEYKKSLLQKKGIKIYTLAVVTPFFHNQGQVAAEILRGISQIQLQVNLQSFDRISLGQEINLNDIRPTYLPSISSDSQIALQILVVNDPNNLYDPYNQTAEKLAELAPQLNLVAIIGHYSSEMTKNALRFYKQKGLTLVNSSSTSNELSQLSIDESLSFFRLTTPDAINAKKMANYLIEKVSSQTPKKVALIYNQNSSYSISYRNSIRKYLEEHEDKFVFLEECNYISENYYRVQQYIEYLKKNDVDIIIIIPDGGIEPNSLDNAGLISRLNINNCLIVGSATFYHHNVLHWIHEQTPCNTTNQNNRQIIASIPWHYQSQENGCESSNFIPETFCKIGDKLWGIENLTWRSATAFDSVLIILKVLEEYRSQSSQDLLIQMDQYFKKKRKQVKGVTGLIQFDQSGDRLDPPAEIVAIKWDETQQQWQWKIC; translated from the coding sequence ATGTGTGAAAATTATCAGCAATTTATAGACAATCTTGGCATTAATATTGAGCTTTTCTTACAAAATTTAGATACTACTCCTAACACAAACAATCTCATTCAACTAGATAAGATAATTGTTTGTAATTGTTTATTGGGATTATCTCGACAACAAATAGCTAATATAGTCAACTTACCTAGACAGAATATTGCCGACCGATTAAGTAATATTATTTATCCAAAAATAGCATATATAATGGGTGTAGACCAAGAGGAAATAGCTGGCAATTGGGTCAAGATTATTAACTTTTTAAACGCCCCCAAAAACGGTTATAGATTAAATCCTCCACCTCAATTAAATAGTGATAACTTTCAAGGCAGCTTTGGAAGACAAATTTTTATTTATTCAGCTAACCAAGAAATAGTTCAATATCAGATTCAAGGAACAAATTTTTATCAACAAGGACTTTACTATCAAGCATTTCAGTGTTTTTTAAAAGCTTGGAATCAAGAACTTAATAATTATGGAATTGGTAATCCTGAAGTATTAATCTACATCAATAACTGCTTGATTGAATATAAAAAATCTCTTTTACAAAAGAAGGGTATTAAAATTTATACTTTAGCTGTAGTTACTCCATTCTTTCATAATCAAGGGCAAGTTGCAGCCGAAATTTTGAGAGGAATTTCTCAAATACAATTACAAGTTAATCTGCAAAGTTTTGATCGAATTTCTTTAGGTCAAGAGATAAATTTAAACGATATCCGTCCAACCTATTTACCTTCAATATCTAGTGATAGTCAAATAGCATTGCAAATTCTTGTTGTTAATGATCCTAATAACTTATACGATCCATATAACCAAACAGCAGAAAAATTAGCTGAGTTAGCACCACAATTGAACCTAGTTGCTATTATCGGTCATTATTCAAGCGAAATGACCAAAAATGCACTGCGTTTTTATAAGCAGAAAGGGTTAACTTTAGTAAATTCTAGTAGTACATCAAATGAACTTTCCCAATTATCTATAGATGAAAGTTTATCTTTTTTTAGATTGACTACACCAGATGCTATTAATGCTAAAAAAATGGCTAATTATTTGATAGAAAAAGTTTCCAGCCAAACTCCCAAAAAAGTAGCTCTTATCTATAACCAAAATAGTAGTTACAGTATTTCCTATAGAAACAGTATTAGGAAATATCTAGAAGAACATGAAGATAAATTTGTTTTTCTCGAAGAATGTAATTATATTAGTGAAAATTATTACAGAGTCCAACAATATATAGAATATCTGAAAAAAAATGATGTTGATATTATCATTATAATTCCCGATGGAGGAATTGAACCAAATTCCCTTGATAATGCTGGGTTAATTAGCCGATTAAATATCAACAACTGTTTAATAGTCGGCTCGGCCACTTTTTATCATCATAATGTTTTACATTGGATTCATGAGCAAACTCCTTGCAATACTACAAATCAAAATAACCGTCAAATTATAGCTTCTATTCCTTGGCATTACCAAAGTCAAGAAAATGGGTGTGAGAGTTCTAATTTTATACCAGAAACTTTTTGTAAAATAGGTGATAAGTTATGGGGAATAGAAAATTTAACATGGCGCAGTGCAACAGCTTTTGATTCTGTCTTAATAATCTTAAAAGTCTTGGAAGAATACCGTAGTCAATCTAGCCAAGATTTACTTATACAGATGGATCAATATTTCAAAAAAAAGAGAAAACAGGTAAAGGGTGTTACGGGTTTGATTCAATTTGATCAAAGTGGCGATCGCCTTGATCCTCCAGCAGAAATAGTAGCCATCAAATGGGATGAAACACAACAACAATGGCAGTGGAAAATATGCTGA